From a single Oscarella lobularis chromosome 20, ooOscLobu1.1, whole genome shotgun sequence genomic region:
- the LOC136198910 gene encoding uncharacterized protein isoform X1 has translation MLRSGARNCSECGVVMSSEDPSLFDRRYGMSAGVRILLVCDYEDDAEEIEENLREIVSNGHDVDVDHVTRDDFFSWDISSNLPSAYVFALPRRSRVIIYDGNDTSNSLYAEVNMAVKYGGGTKGIFICVYNWGDEIKDDCVHHEDVEVWKSGAQIELEKFADVLFTLEDLSFNSQQETLLRNTIRPSRFPSPSSSHSPPPSPPPSPPPSPPPSPPPSPVHSSNRIEVEAVVMQPDLALEAGFDSEEFMCGLEDAASLQNRAETDGNAEISEDTVEASSGVVVAVEELEEVELDKAPRGKFVAETATTGIELNLSLRRRNSRARDAFLRCSLM, from the exons ATGCTTCGAAGTGGGGCTCGGAACTGCTCGGAATGCGGCGTTGTTATGTCTTCAGAGGATCCGTCCTTATTTG ATCGACGCTACGGAATGAGCGCTGGCGTTCGGATTCTACTCGTCTGCGACTACGAGGACGACGCGGAGGAGATCGAGGAGAATTTACGCGAGATCGTTTCGAACggtcacgacgtcgacgtcgatcacgtcactcgcgacgatttcttctcttggGACATTTCTTCGAATTTGCCGAGCGCTTACGTATTTGCCCTGCCGAGACGATCGCGCGTCATCATCTACGACGGGAACGACACGTCGAATAGTCTCTACGCGGAAGTCAATATGGCCGTAAAGTATGGCGGCGGCACGAAGGGAA TTTTTATCTGCGTTTACAACTGGGGCGATGAGATAAAAGACGATTGCGTTCATCACGAGGACGTCGAAGTCTGGAAGAGCGGAGCGCAAATCGAATTGGAAAAATTCGCCGATGTCCTTTTTACGCTCGAGGATTTGTCGTTTAATTCTCAGCAAGAGACTCTGCTGCGCAACACCATTAGGCCATCTCGTTTTCcatctccttcttcgtctcacTCTCcgcctccttctcctcctccttctccgcctccttctcctcctccttctccgcCTCCTTCTCCTGTCCATTCAAGCAATCGTATTGAGGTTGAGGCAGTGGTTATGCAACCTGACTTGGCCCTTGAAGCTGGGTTTGACTCAGAAGAGTTCATGTGTGGACTTGAAGACGCTGCATCATTACAAAATAGAGCTGAAACTGACGGCAACGCTGAAATATCAGAAGATACAGTTGAAGCTAGCAGTGGAGTTGTAGTTGCAGTTGAAGAATTAGAGGAAGTCGAATTAGATAAAGCTCCTCGCGGTAAATTTGTAGCTGAAACTGCTACTACCGGAATTGAACTTAATCTTAGTCTTAGGAGGAGAAATTCAAGAGCAAGAGATGCGTTCCTTAGGTGCTCATTAATGTAG
- the LOC136198910 gene encoding uncharacterized protein isoform X3, with product MLRSGARNCSECGVVMSSEDPSLFDRRYGMSAGVRILLVCDYEDDAEEIEENLREIVSNGHDVDVDHVTRDDFFSWDISSNLPSAYVFALPRRSRVIIYDGNDTSNSLYAEVNMAVKYGGGTKGIFICVYNWGDEIKDDCVHHEDVEVWKSGAQIELEKFADVLFTLEDLSFNSQQETLLRNTIRPSRFPSPSSSHSPPPSPPPSPPPSPPPSPPPSPVHSSNRIEVEAVVMQPDLALEAGFDSEEFMCGLEDAASLQNRAETDGNAEISEDTVEASSGVVVAVEELEEVELDKAPRGGEIQEQEMRSLGAH from the exons ATGCTTCGAAGTGGGGCTCGGAACTGCTCGGAATGCGGCGTTGTTATGTCTTCAGAGGATCCGTCCTTATTTG ATCGACGCTACGGAATGAGCGCTGGCGTTCGGATTCTACTCGTCTGCGACTACGAGGACGACGCGGAGGAGATCGAGGAGAATTTACGCGAGATCGTTTCGAACggtcacgacgtcgacgtcgatcacgtcactcgcgacgatttcttctcttggGACATTTCTTCGAATTTGCCGAGCGCTTACGTATTTGCCCTGCCGAGACGATCGCGCGTCATCATCTACGACGGGAACGACACGTCGAATAGTCTCTACGCGGAAGTCAATATGGCCGTAAAGTATGGCGGCGGCACGAAGGGAA TTTTTATCTGCGTTTACAACTGGGGCGATGAGATAAAAGACGATTGCGTTCATCACGAGGACGTCGAAGTCTGGAAGAGCGGAGCGCAAATCGAATTGGAAAAATTCGCCGATGTCCTTTTTACGCTCGAGGATTTGTCGTTTAATTCTCAGCAAGAGACTCTGCTGCGCAACACCATTAGGCCATCTCGTTTTCcatctccttcttcgtctcacTCTCcgcctccttctcctcctccttctccgcctccttctcctcctccttctccgcCTCCTTCTCCTGTCCATTCAAGCAATCGTATTGAGGTTGAGGCAGTGGTTATGCAACCTGACTTGGCCCTTGAAGCTGGGTTTGACTCAGAAGAGTTCATGTGTGGACTTGAAGACGCTGCATCATTACAAAATAGAGCTGAAACTGACGGCAACGCTGAAATATCAGAAGATACAGTTGAAGCTAGCAGTGGAGTTGTAGTTGCAGTTGAAGAATTAGAGGAAGTCGAATTAGATAAAGCTCCTCGCG GAGGAGAAATTCAAGAGCAAGAGATGCGTTCCTTAGGTGCTCATTAA
- the LOC136198910 gene encoding uncharacterized protein isoform X2, with product MLRSGARNCSECGVVMSSEDPSLFDRRYGMSAGVRILLVCDYEDDAEEIEENLREIVSNGHDVDVDHVTRDDFFSWDISSNLPSAYVFALPRRSRVIIYDGNDTSNSLYAEVNMAVKYGGGTKGIFICVYNWGDEIKDDCVHHEDVEVWKSGAQIELEKFADVLFTLEDLSFNSQQETLLRNTIRPSRFPSPSSSHSPPPSPPPSPPPSPPPSPPPSPVHSSNRIEVEAVVMQPDLALEAGFDSEEFMCGLEDAASLQNRAETDGNAEISEDTVEASSGVVVAVEELEEVELDKAPRVLGGEIQEQEMRSLGAH from the exons ATGCTTCGAAGTGGGGCTCGGAACTGCTCGGAATGCGGCGTTGTTATGTCTTCAGAGGATCCGTCCTTATTTG ATCGACGCTACGGAATGAGCGCTGGCGTTCGGATTCTACTCGTCTGCGACTACGAGGACGACGCGGAGGAGATCGAGGAGAATTTACGCGAGATCGTTTCGAACggtcacgacgtcgacgtcgatcacgtcactcgcgacgatttcttctcttggGACATTTCTTCGAATTTGCCGAGCGCTTACGTATTTGCCCTGCCGAGACGATCGCGCGTCATCATCTACGACGGGAACGACACGTCGAATAGTCTCTACGCGGAAGTCAATATGGCCGTAAAGTATGGCGGCGGCACGAAGGGAA TTTTTATCTGCGTTTACAACTGGGGCGATGAGATAAAAGACGATTGCGTTCATCACGAGGACGTCGAAGTCTGGAAGAGCGGAGCGCAAATCGAATTGGAAAAATTCGCCGATGTCCTTTTTACGCTCGAGGATTTGTCGTTTAATTCTCAGCAAGAGACTCTGCTGCGCAACACCATTAGGCCATCTCGTTTTCcatctccttcttcgtctcacTCTCcgcctccttctcctcctccttctccgcctccttctcctcctccttctccgcCTCCTTCTCCTGTCCATTCAAGCAATCGTATTGAGGTTGAGGCAGTGGTTATGCAACCTGACTTGGCCCTTGAAGCTGGGTTTGACTCAGAAGAGTTCATGTGTGGACTTGAAGACGCTGCATCATTACAAAATAGAGCTGAAACTGACGGCAACGCTGAAATATCAGAAGATACAGTTGAAGCTAGCAGTGGAGTTGTAGTTGCAGTTGAAGAATTAGAGGAAGTCGAATTAGATAAAGCTCCTCGCG TCTTAGGAGGAGAAATTCAAGAGCAAGAGATGCGTTCCTTAGGTGCTCATTAA
- the LOC136198897 gene encoding uncharacterized protein, with protein MVRLVFGNQRLLQLSSAVLLLLLVLRNVSGKTAYYTCGNTALLANTSFTHYQIVNGLVRVTAGVDRKPQGGVELIALAEPIYKWYRNSSVIRANIRSININTTVDKTSKKYHYHYDINYRPKVDDWYYKSGNMILAVGEVPSLELLSIKNREFTFIENSNESVKLEFRLSGTPYPKLKIVKSQEDIRSAKFNISRDAINITDLTIEDGGIYEVTASNCLGNSSVAIINVTVWGSINSIVGQSSSNQVVRCDKEATLNCTVVAFPAPKIYWQWANKTLLSDGNMITLKETRFYTDYRYKIISRLTIKNPERAWNDRGPIQCYSENDVGKAMLVKFPLDVECQPSECGIKFDKVTNASLTATVVPSSDSGGQPVTHYRVLVYEKRNGQLEELLKLNETHSAEGNRSIRVNDLSPGADITLLCLAKNMYGYSGTSERYKTVTRERPTSSPNVNVTQVDCTSAVLKYAAIDDQIIGYELKYTAIPLNTSGFDSQPSLSPPLTDTTTCSIHELLGLEMNTQYKVVVRQRNDYGFSAYSSEVYFTTKCPDPEVNIGIPIGISIAVVAFVTALAVAAAEFFHEKSKLLFFRETFNQPRRAVLLIGPPGSGKSSLITTFNYVVNLLANRNAAYENMSKSATADETQTEKLLLYDDGLYEYLKKRKLQRWFGFDANHGPVFLDTAGLETDMRTAKVILKMLSQGRIAIDSNMHEVAAAIKAERRGKDIAPAKSLARLPSLNDMTLEKAKPTVVLLVLDASKAVKRGSFPSSLVKTVCDELRDTDLDVFIAFTHDEKLADDEAAKKMLIKTTIDYGKLPDGRIFFLTNFSPDTDQTFPKDLRRKFVVAFRSILRKKCQKKWEDEKKFALCC; from the exons ATGGTACGACTTGTTTTTGGCAATCAGCGACTCCTTCAGCTGTCAAGCGCAGTGTTGCTACTTCTGTTAGTGCTTCGCAATGTGTCCGGGAAGACTGCGTATTATACGTGTG GCAACACTGCGCTGTTGGCCAACACATCATTTACTCACTATCAGATTGTAAATGGACTTGTCAGAGTGACGGCCGGCGTAGATAGAAAGCCTCAGGGTGGGGTTGAACTCATAGCTCTGGCTGAACCTATCTACAAGTGGTATCGTAATTCAAGCGTTATCAGAGCAAATATTCGCTCCATTAACATTAACACTACCGTCGACAAGACCAGCAAGAAGTATCACTATCACTACGATATCAACTACAGACCAAAGGTCGACGACTGGTACTATAAAAGCGGAAATATGATTTTAGCAGTCGGAG AGGTTCCAAGTTTGGAGTTATTGAGTATTAAAAACAGGGAATTTACCTTCATAGAAAATTCCAATGAATCGGTTAAACTTGAATTTCGCTTGTCAGGCACTCCGTATCCAAAGCTCAAAATCGTGAAGTCTCAAGAAGACATTCGTTCAGCAAAATTCAACATAAGTCGCGACGCAATCAACATTACCGATCTTACTATTGAAGACGGAGGCATCTACGAAGTGACAGCTTCAAACTGTCTCGGAAACTCTTCTGTTGCAATAATCAATGTCACAGTTTGGG GAAGCATAAATAGTATAGTAGGACAAAGCTCTAGCAATCAAGTCGTTCGCTGTGACAAAGAAGCTACGCTTAACTGCACTGTAGTGGCGTTTCCTGCGCCGAAAATTTACTGGCAATGGGCGAACAAGACTTTACTTAGCGACGGAAATATGATTACGCTAAAAGAGACAAGATTTTATACCGATTACAGGTACAAAATTATCTCTCGTTTAACAATCAAGAACCCAGAAAGGGCATGGAATGACAGAGGCCCAATTCAGTGTTATtctgaaaacgacgttggaAAGGCCATGCTGGTTAAATTTCCCCTCGACGTTGAGT GCCAGCCAAGTGAATGTGGCATTAAATTTGACAAAGTCACCAATGCATCGCTCACTGCAACTGTTGTGCCTTCCAGTGACAGTGGAGGACAACCAGTGACTCACTACCGCGTCCTAGTTtatgagaaaagaaacgggcaACTTGAAGAATTGCTGAAACTGAATGAAACTCATTCGGCCGAGGGAAATCGAAGCATCCGCGTAAACGACTTGTCTCCGGGCGCAGATATTACACTTCTGTGCTTAGCGAAAAACATGTACGGATACAGTGGAACAAGCGAACGTTACAAAACTGTCACAAGAGAAAGACCTACCTCGTCCCCGAACGTGAACGTCACCCAAGTCGATTGCACTTCGGCAGTACTAAAGTACgcggcgatcgacgatcaGATCATCGGCTACGAACTGAAATACACAGCCATTCCACTGAATACATCCGGATTTGACAGTCAGCCAAGTTTATCCCCTCCGCTTACAGATACCACAACGTGCTCCATACACGAGCTCTTGGGCCTTGAAATGAACACGCAGTATAAGGTGGTTGTACGACAGCGCAACGATTACGGATTTAGCGCATATTCAAGCGAGGTGTATTTTACCACGAAATGTCCCG ATCCCGAAGTTAATATTGGTATCCCTATTGGAATTTCGATCGCTGTCGTGGCTTTCGTCACTGCACTGGCAGTGGCAGCGGCGGAATTCTTCcacgaaaaatcaaagctGCTCTTTTTTAGAGAAACGTTCAACCAGCCCCGACGCGCCGTTTTGCTCATCGGACCACCGGGAAGCGGCAAGTCGTCACTAATCACTACGTTCAACTACGTCGTCAATCTACTAGCCAATCGAAACGCCGCCTACGAGAACATGAGcaagtcggcgacggcggacgaAACGCAAACGGAGAAGCTGCTACTGTACGACGACGGGCTCTACGAGTACctgaaaaagcgaaaattgCAACGATGGTTTGGATTCGACGCCAATCACGGCCCCGTCTTTCTCGACACGGCGGGACTCGAAACGGACATGCGAACAGCGAAAGTGATTCTCAAAATGCTGTCGCAGGGCCGAATCGCAATCGATTCGAACATGCAcgaagtggcggcggcaatcAAGGCGgagcgacgaggaaaagaCATTGCGCCGGCTAAAAGCCTAGCGAGATTGCCGTCACTGAACGATATGACGctcgagaaagcgaaaccgACTGTCGTGCTTCTCGTGCTCGACGCGTCGAAGGCGGTGAAGAGAGGATCGTTTCCTTCGTCTCTCGTGAAGACCGTATGCGACGAATTACGAG ACACTGACctcgacgtcttcatcgCCTTCACGCACGACGAGAaactcgccgacgacgaagcggcgaagAAGATGCTAATAAAGACGACAATCGACTACGGAAAACTTCCCGACGGACGAATATTCTTTCTTACGAATTTTTCGCCCGATACGGACCAAACGTTCCCGAAGGATCTTCGTCGtaagttcgtcgtcgcctttcgaaGTATACTGCGCAAAAAGTGTCAGAAGAAGTgggaagacgagaaaaagttcGCTCTCTGTTGCTAA